The proteins below are encoded in one region of Drosophila santomea strain STO CAGO 1482 chromosome 2R, Prin_Dsan_1.1, whole genome shotgun sequence:
- the LOC120445346 gene encoding uncharacterized protein LOC120445346 — translation MRLLLVLSVILAVILGCHAYSATWGRRVNNDFLLSRTREVRNPTKNNYWNVNVNYPAGFYNISAVIVYDNFKNNSGASPSLYSGGPGYRFATVNLRGQVNRGIDSTVEVWGR, via the coding sequence ATGCGTCTCCTGCTCGTCCTCTCCGTTATCCTGGCCGTGATCCTCGGCTGCCACGCCTACAGCGCCACCTGGGGGCGCAGGGTGAACAACGACTTCCTCCTCTCGCGCACCCGGGAAGTGCGCAATCCCACCAAGAACAACTACTGGAACGTGAACGTGAACTACCCCGCCGGATTCTACAACATCTCCGCGGTGATCGTGTACGACAACTTCAAGAACAACTCCGGCGCATCTCCCAGCCTCTATTCCGGCGGTCCGGGCTACCGGTTCGCCACCGTGAATCTCCGTGGCCAGGTCAACCGCGGCATCGACTCCACTGTCGAGGTCTGGGGTCGTTAA
- the LOC120445185 gene encoding uncharacterized protein LOC120445185 — translation MRLLLVLSVVLAVILGCHAYSATWGRRVNNDFLLSRTREVRNPTKNNYWNVNVNYPAGFYNISAVIVYDNFKNNSGASPSLYSGGPGYRFATVNLRGQVNRGINSTVEIWGR, via the coding sequence ATGCGTCTCCTGCTCGTCCTCTCCGTTGTCCTGGCCGTGATCCTCGGCTGCCACGCCTACAGCGCCACCTGGGGGCGCAGGGTGAACAACGACTTCCTCCTCTCCCGCACCCGGGAAGTGCGCAATCCCACCAAGAACAACTACTGGAACGTGAACGTGAACTACCCCGCCGGATTCTACAACATCTCCGCGGTGATCGTGTACGACAACTTCAAGAACAACTCCGGCGCATCTCCCAGCCTCTATTCCGGCGGTCCGGGCTACCGGTTCGCCACCGTGAATCTCCGTGGCCAGGTCAACCGCGGCATCAACTCCACCGTGGAGATCTGGGGCCGTTGA